ATCCGGCTGGCAAATTGTTAGTCGGATTTTCCTTTTTTTTCCCTATCTTCACGGCTTGACTCTTTTTACAAATCCAGATGCTAAATAGGTCGAATTTGCTCGTTAAGCTGTTGTTGCTGGTTCCTACCGGAATCTATAGCATCATCGTTGCCTTGCGAAATTGGCTCTATAATCTAGGTTTTCTTTCGTCGGTAAAATTTGATTTGCCGGTTATTTGTGTAGGGAATATTGCCGTGGGGGGAACGGGAAAAACTCCGCACGTGGAGCATATTCTTCGAGTATTCAATCAAGAGTCGATCTTGGCATCGGTGATTAGCCGAGGTTACAAGCGGAAAACTAAGGGATACATAGCCATAACACCCGAGCACACAGCACTAGATGTGGGGGATGAGCCAAGGCAGATTAGTCGAAAGTTTCCAACGGTTCCATTTGTTGTTTGTGGCGATAGGATTACTGGAATCCAAAACTTGCGTTCCGATTTCCCTCTTAGCCAAGTGGTCGTAATGGACGATGGGTTTCAGCATCGTGCGGTCACGCCAGGGATGTCCATTATTCTAACCGATTATAATCATCCTATCTACGACGATTACCTCCTTCCATTGGGCAACTTGCGGGAGAGCCGGAGTCAGTTGAAGCGCGCCGATATTGTGATTGTAACTAAGTGTCCGCGCTCCATAAAACCGATCGATCTTCGGATTGCAACTAAACGACTTGGTCTTTTTCCTTATCAAAAAATTTATTTTACCACCTTCGAATATGGTGAGTTGCATAAAGTTTGGGGGAATAAATTGTTGGATAACAAGCCAAAGACATTGTCGCCTATACTTCTTGTGGCTGGAATTGCGCAGCCGCAACCCTTTATTCAGCATGTAAAAGAACAGTATAATAACCTCTCGATAAAACTATTTTCGGATCACTACGTATTTGAAGGTCCTGATATTTTGGTGATGGTTGAATTTCTTAAAAACAACCCCGAAGGTTATGTAATTACAACGGAGAAGGATTCTATGCGCTTGGCTGCGCTCGATTCTATTCCCGAACCGCTTCAGTCGAGATTTTTGTATATCCCAATTGAAGTGCGTTTTTTAAACAGTGGAAACAATCAATTCAATAAACAAATAGTTGAGTATGTTAAAGCAAATAAAAGAAACGGCATCATTCATTAAAGGCCGTGTTACCATTGAGCCTGAAGTAGGCATCATTCTTGGAACTGGCTTGGGCGGATTGGTAAAGGATATTACCGAGCAACAAGTGTTGGAGTATAAGGATATACCGAACTTTCCTGTTTCGACTGTGGAAGGACATTCTGGTCGCTTAATCTTTGGTATGCTTGGTGGCAAGAAGGTTGTGGCAATGCAAGGACGTTTCCATTTCTACGAAGGATACGATATGTCGCAAGTTACCTTCCCTGTTCGAGTTATGAAACTTTTGGGTATCAAACGCCTGTTTGTTAGCAATGCTAGCGGTGGAATGAATCCTGAGTTTGAAATCGGTGAGTTGATGATTATCAACGACCATATCAACCTAATCCCAAATGCTTTGTTGGGCCCTAATTTGGCTGAGTTTGGTCCTCGTTTCCCCGATATGAGCGTGCCTTACGATAAGGATATGATTGCTCTGGCCAAGAAAGTTGGTATCAAGTTAGGCTATAAGCTATCCGAAGGTTGCTATGTAAGCACCACCGGGCCAACATTCGAAACCCCTAAGGAATATCAGTATTTCCGCATAATTGGTGGCGATGCTGTAGGAATGTCGACCACTCCAGAGGTAATTGTAGCGCGCCACATGGGTATTCCCGTGTTTGCAATGTCTATCATTACTGACTTGGGCGTTCCTGGTAAAATTGTTGAGGTTTCGCACGAAGAAGTTCAAAGGGTTGGAGCCGCTTCCGAACAGAAGATGACTGCGATAATGCAGGAAATGCTTCGAAACTTATAAAACGAAAGGCTGCCGATGGCAGCCTTTTTTGCTTCTCTGTTGAATTGTTGGCAGTTCTTTAATTGTTTAGGTGGAGGATTAGGTCTTCTAGGAGGGGAATGTCCTGTATTACTGTTTTTCAGACAACGTCTATATCAACCCCAAAGTAATCATGAATAAGCTTGTCGCGCATTCCAGCAATTTCGCGCCAAGGAACATGCTTGTTGTTATTTCGAAAAGTTGCTGATATTTTCTTGCTTGCCTCTCCAATGATTTCAATATTGCGGATTACAGCATCTTGTAGCATGGTGTTCTTATTGAATTCCTGCAAATCAACACTATTGCAATAATGCTTTATCTTTGAAATGCATTCAAGAATGTGGTCGATATAAACAGAATCGTCCTTAAGCATGGTAGATTACTTTTAAATCCTTCCTGATATAGTTAATCATCTTAGTGCTTTTTACTGAATTTTCTGTTACCAAGTCGACCTTAATACCAATTGCAGTGCTGATTTCCTGCTCAATTCTAACCAATAAAAGAAGCGATGGTGTTTCTGTGAAGGATACGAGAATATCTATGTCACTTTTCGGTTGATTTTCATGACGGGCATAGGACCCAAAAATACCTACCTGCGTAATACTATACTTGGTAAGTATGTCTATAATGGTCGATTCTATTTCTGCTTGACTCATTGTTCGTTGTTTATAAGGCAAATATAAGCTGTTTTTGTATCCCAACCGTGGTGTGTTGTCGATTTGTTACATTCTTAGATCTACAACCTCCCCTCAACCACTACCACTTTTTTCTCTTCTTTCTTGAAAACACACTAGCTGCCCGTCATGTTTTGGCGGTGGGTGAGCGTTTCTTTGTGTCCGAATCAAAAACTATACATATGAAAACAGTTCTTACGATTTTTGCAATTGCTATTCTCGCAACGTGCAATGAGCCTTCTTATTCACAAGTGGCAATACCGGCACCAGCGTTGCTGCCAACAAAAACATTTACAGGAGAGTTAGGCGATGGGAAAATGACCTATCACTACTATGAAGATTCTAATACAGGTAATCGTATTCGTCATGGGGCATTTAAGTATTCTGAATATACTGCCGTAGATGGTGCCGTCTATTCGGTTTTATTTACGGGAAACTATAATCATGGATTTAAAGATGGTTCTTGGAAGTATTTGATTACAAGGAAAGATGTTCTTGTTGATGACGGTGTATATCAAACAGGAAGTATAAACTTATTGCTTTCCTATAAGAGCGGGATGCCAAATGGCGTATGGAGTTATTCTGAGAACAATAAACTTAGAAAACATAAATATACTCAGGGCGGCTGGATTTGGGGTGCTTTTGAAATTGTCCCCTCCCAAAGTGTTATTGTAAATTTCAAGAATGGAGTTGTTGCTGGCCCATTTAAGATGAAGACTGATTATTTTGATGTGTCAGGTCAGTTTGATGTAAAAGGATTGATGACAGGCAAATGGTCAATTATTGATGTGGGTATTTCGCAGATTGAACTAGATGCATTAAATGGGGTTGTGAGTAAGTTTGTTAAACGTAACGTTTCTAATGGTAAGGTGTTGTTTAGGAGCGACTATGATGCTGAATTACTTTTGATTCAAACTAAAATTTCGAAGTTGTCGCGTGATGGGATTGATTCGCTTTGCCAGTCAAATAAGCTGAAAATAGATACGCTACCATCCTCAAATATGTTTGATTACAAGGAGTTTTTTGATAAACGCATTTTTATGCATAGCGAGACAGAGGGGGATAAAACTATCGTAGTCGAGGATCGAGGTACGTTTGATAGGCGAAATTATGGGTTTTATATTCTTGTAGAGCGCATCAAACAATAGTTAATAACGAATGCATAACTGGAGGCGTATTTATGATCGATTGTCAGCCTAATACTTTTTCACCTGAAACCGTAAGCCATGCTGTTTTAAGGGGCGTAACTGTTGAAATGATTATCCCATCATCGGATGGAGAAAACCCACCTTACTTCCACCTTTTTATGGAGAAAACTCTGGCTTCTATTGTGGTTTATTTTGTTATCGATGGAGGATGGAAGGTTATTCGTAAGTATCCGTGGGATCAATTTCCAAAGGTAATTGCTAGTTGGGATTTCTCTAAGACGTTAATTCCAATTGAGAATTGGATAGATATTTATTTATCAAAGAAACAAAAGGAGTTAACTGTTGAAGAAGTTTTGTTAATATTGTAAGAGTTTAATCTAAACGTAAAATATTATGAAAATAGAAATGGGTGAATCCCTTATTCAGTCTTGGCTTAAGCATATTTGTAAATGCCAATTAACTCAAATGAACTGGAAAACATCTCCTTTTTGGGAAGATAGTATAGATGATAAGGAAGCAAAAAAAATCTTTAAGAAGCTTAAATTTGATTTTAAGGAGAATGATAATGATTTTGTTTCGAAAAGAGTTAAACTATCCCAATTGATTCAGCAAGGAGAGGTAGATTGTTT
This window of the Williamwhitmania taraxaci genome carries:
- the lpxK gene encoding tetraacyldisaccharide 4'-kinase, which encodes MLNRSNLLVKLLLLVPTGIYSIIVALRNWLYNLGFLSSVKFDLPVICVGNIAVGGTGKTPHVEHILRVFNQESILASVISRGYKRKTKGYIAITPEHTALDVGDEPRQISRKFPTVPFVVCGDRITGIQNLRSDFPLSQVVVMDDGFQHRAVTPGMSIILTDYNHPIYDDYLLPLGNLRESRSQLKRADIVIVTKCPRSIKPIDLRIATKRLGLFPYQKIYFTTFEYGELHKVWGNKLLDNKPKTLSPILLVAGIAQPQPFIQHVKEQYNNLSIKLFSDHYVFEGPDILVMVEFLKNNPEGYVITTEKDSMRLAALDSIPEPLQSRFLYIPIEVRFLNSGNNQFNKQIVEYVKANKRNGIIH
- a CDS encoding purine-nucleoside phosphorylase, which gives rise to MLKQIKETASFIKGRVTIEPEVGIILGTGLGGLVKDITEQQVLEYKDIPNFPVSTVEGHSGRLIFGMLGGKKVVAMQGRFHFYEGYDMSQVTFPVRVMKLLGIKRLFVSNASGGMNPEFEIGELMIINDHINLIPNALLGPNLAEFGPRFPDMSVPYDKDMIALAKKVGIKLGYKLSEGCYVSTTGPTFETPKEYQYFRIIGGDAVGMSTTPEVIVARHMGIPVFAMSIITDLGVPGKIVEVSHEEVQRVGAASEQKMTAIMQEMLRNL
- a CDS encoding HepT-like ribonuclease domain-containing protein; amino-acid sequence: MLKDDSVYIDHILECISKIKHYCNSVDLQEFNKNTMLQDAVIRNIEIIGEASKKISATFRNNNKHVPWREIAGMRDKLIHDYFGVDIDVV
- a CDS encoding nucleotidyltransferase family protein; translated protein: MSQAEIESTIIDILTKYSITQVGIFGSYARHENQPKSDIDILVSFTETPSLLLLVRIEQEISTAIGIKVDLVTENSVKSTKMINYIRKDLKVIYHA